The following is a genomic window from Pseudomonas parafulva.
TGGGCCATGGTGGCAAGGAGCGAGATGTCACTGGGCTTTACTACTATGGCCAACGCTACTATCAGCCCTGGGCAGGGCGCTGGCTGAGTGCCGATCCAGCGGGTGCAGTCGATGGCCTCAATCTGTATTGCCGGGTACGTAATAACCCCGTTACCCGTCGGGATGACGACGGCTTGCAGAGTTTCGAAAGCGAATTTGGCCCGGATTTCAGTGCTTTGGATAAAGTCATCGACTTTCCAGAGATTTTCAAGGCTGCGCCTGAAGGTGTCGTCCTCAAGGGCAATGTCAGCGAGCATTCACTGGGGCGATTGAGGTTGAAGGTGTATTGGCAACGGGAAGTGCCCGCCTACCAGCCGTTGCCCTCTGAGCAAGTGATCGGTGCGCTGGGCGATGATGGGCGTGGTCAGCTCGGCCCCGATGCCCAGCGCGCACGTACGCTTGGGGTGACCGAGCAGTTCGCCAAGGACCTGACTCGCAGCAGTTACACGGTGATTGAAGGTGGCCAGGAAAAGCCGTTAGGCGAACACACCATCGATCAGTTGTTCACCCGGCAGCAGAAAGAGATCGTTTCTACCCTTGCGCACCAAGCCCACGCCGCCGAATTGGCCGTGCTGAGCTACGGCATTGAAGCCGCTGGCGGCACGTTCGACGAGCAAGGCCAGTTCCGCGCTTCTTGGGTGCAGGCCCCCGGAGCTGACCCTGAGCACATCATCGAGAAGCCTTCACCGAGCGACAGGTCGCTCATTGTCAGGTCACGGCAGATTTTCAGTCTCAAGTACACGGAAACGGAGCAACTGGCTGCCGACCTGAGCCTGACCGCCGAGCAGATTTCGGTCTTGCGTGTGGACAGGCAGGGTGGGGAGATTACCTACCACTATCAGGACGCACATCCGACGATTCAGAAGTTGCAGATTTCCTACGTAACTCCCGTCGCGCCCGTCAGTACCAAACGTTCACTTGCCTCAAAGATAAAATTCTGGCGATCGTCCAGCAAACAGTGAGCAGGCTTGAACGGTGGCCAAAAGAAAGCAGGCGCGCCCGAGACGCGCCTGCTTTCATCGCCTCGCGTGATCCTAGCCGATGGTCATCAAGCTCGCGTTACCGCCCGCCGCCGCCGTATTCACGCTGACCGCCCGCTCGATCACCAGCCGCTCCAGGGCGATCTGCTGGTCACCGCTAGACAACCCGTGCACGCCGACGATGGCACCGGCACGCTTGGCCACCTGCTGGCACACTGCGCGGAGCTGGTCGGAGTGACCGTGGTGGATGACGGCGTCGAAGGCCACGTCATCCTTGGTCCAGTCGGCCACCAGCCTGAGCTTGCCTTGCAGCTCTTTCGGCAGGCGGCTGCGCAGGCCCTTGGCCGGCTCGCCATCGCTGCACAGCGCCGAGCTGCCGACCGCCAGCACCGCTGCGAACTGCGTCAGCAGGTCGGCTTCGTTGTCGGCCAGGCACAGCACGTGCTCGCGGGGCAGCACGCTGTAGGTGTTGCGCTCGCCGGTGGGGCCAGGCAGCACACGGGTAATGCCGCTCTGCGACTGCTCGGCGAACTGCTCGCACAGGGCGACCAGCTCAGGCTGGTGGCTGGACGCCCAGGTCTTGAGTGCGTGCAGTGGCTTGAGCAGTTGCTCGTGCAGCGCGTTGTCGGCCTTGCCGTGTGCGTCGGTACGCTGGAAGTGCCGGGCGATGGCGTCGGCCGGGCGGGTCGACAGCAACCGGTACAGGTACAACGGACCACCGGCCTTGGGACCGGTGCCGGACAGGCCTTCACCGCCGAACGGCTGCACGCCGACCACGGCGCCGACGATGTTGCGGTTGACGTACATGTTGCCGGCATTGACCTTGTCCACCACCTTGGCGATGGTTTCGTCGATGCGGGTGTGCACGCCCAGGGTCAGGCCATAGCCAGAGGCGTTGATCTGTTCGATCAGTTGGTCGATGTGCTTGCGGTTGTAGCGCACCACGTGCAGCACCGGGCCGAAGATTTCGCGCTTGAGCTCGTCGAAGCTCTCCAGTTCTATCAGGGTCGGCATGACGAAGGTGCCACGCTTGCATTCCTCGCCCTCGGCCAGGGCCACCTGATAGACGCTGCGGCCCTTCTCGCGCATGGCCTGGATGTGCTTCTCGATGCCGGCCTTGGCCTCGGCGTCGATCACCGGGCCGACGTCCACCGACAGGCGCTCGGGGTTGCCCATGCGGTTCTGCGCCATGGCGCCCTTGAGCATTTCGATGACCCGGTCGGCGCAGTCCTCTTGCAGGCACAGCACGCGCAGGGCCGAGCAGCGCTGGCCGGCGCTGTCGAAGGCCGAGGACACGACGTCGATCACCACCTGTTCGGTGAGCGCCGAGGAGTCGACGATCATCGCGTTCTGGCCGCCGGTTTCGGCGATCAGCGGAATCGGTCGACCCTGGGCGTCGAGGCGCCCGGCGACATTGCGTTGCAGCAGACGCGCCACCTCGGTGGAACCGGTGAACATCACGCCTTTGACCCGCTCGTCACCGACCAGACCGGCACCGACGGTTTCGCCGCGCCCTGGCAGCAGTTGCAGCACGCCCTCGGGAATGCCCGCTTCGAGCAGCAGGCGCACGGCCTGGGCGGCGATCAGCGGGGTCTGTTCGGCGGGCTTGGCCAGGACAGGGTTGCCAGCGGCCAGCGCCGCCGCCACCTGGCCGGTGAAGATCGCCAGCGGGAAGTTCCACGGGCTGATGCACACCACCGGGCCCAAGGGGCGGCAGGCGTCGTTGCTGAAGTCGGTGCGCGCCTGCACCGCGTAGTAGCGCAGGAAGTCCACGGCCTCGCGCACTTCGGCGATGGCGTTGGCGAAGGTCTTGCCGGCCTCGCGGATGAGCAGGCCCATCAGCGGTTGGATCTCGGCTTCCATCAGGTCGGCAGTGCGCTCCAGGATCGCCGCGCGCTCGGCCGGCGGGGTGGCCTGCCAGATCGGGGCGGCGTTCAGCGCGCACTGGATGGCGTTGTCGACGTCGGCGACGCTGGCCTCCTGCACATGACCCACCACGTCGCGGTGGTCGGCGGGATTGAGCACGGCCTCGACGGCACCTTCGCTGGCCGTGCAGGCCAGCAGGGGCGAAGCATTCCAGTCGGTGTGCGCGGTGGCCAGCAGGGCGCAGGACAGCGAAGCCAGGCGGTGCTCGTTGGCCATGTCGATGCCGGCCGAGTTGGCCCGCTCGCTGCCATACAGCTCACGCGGCAGCGGGATGCGCGGGTGCGGCAGGCCGACGTTGCCTTCCTGGGTGGCCATGCGCTCGATGCTCAGCACCGGGTCGGCGACCAGTTCCTGGATGGAAATGGAATGATCGGCGATGCGGTTGACGAACGAGGTGTTGGCGCCATTTTCCAGCAGGCGCCGCACCAGGTAGGCCAACAGGGTTTCGTGGGTGCCGACCGGCGCGTAGACGCGGCACGGACGGTTCAGCTTGCCGTCGGCGATCTTGCCGACCACCTGCTCGTACAGCGGCTCGCCCATGCCATGTAGGCACTGGAATTCGTACTGTCCTGGGTAATAGTTCTGACCCGCGATGTGGTAGATGGCCGATAGGGTGTGGGCGTTGTGGGTGGCGAACTGGGGGTAGATGGCTTCCGGCACCGACAGCAGCTTGCGCGCGCAGGCGATATAGGAGACATCGGTGTAGACCTTGCGAGTGTAGACCGGGTAGCCCTCCAGGCCTTCGACCTGGGCGCGCTTGATCTCGCTGTCCCAGTAGGCGCCCTTGACCAGGCGGATCATCAGGCGGTGGCGGCTGCGCTTGGCCAGGTCGATGATGGCGTCGATCACATAGGGGCAGCGTTTCTGATACGCCTGGATGACGAAGCCGATGCCGTTCCAGCCCGCCAGCGACGGCTCGAAGCACAGGCGTTCGAGCAGGTCCAGCGACAGCTCCAGACGGTCGGCTTCTTCGGCGTCGATGTTCAGACCGATGTCGTACTGCTTGGCCAGCAAGGTCAACGACAGCAGGCGCGGGTACAGTTCGCCCATGACGCGTTCGTACTGCGCACGGCTGTAGCGCGGGTGCAGCGCCGAGAGCTTGATCGAGATGCCTGGGCCTTCATAGATGCCGCGCCCGTTGGACGCCTTGCCGATCGAATGAATCGCCTGCTCGTAGGAGGCCAGGTACTTCTGCGCGTCGTGCTCGGTGAGCGCGGCTTCGCCGAGCATGTCGTAGCTGTAGCGGAAGCCCTTGGATTCGAAGCGGCTGGCGTTGGCCAGGGCCTCGGCGATGGTCTCGCCGGTGACGAACTGCTCGCCCATCAGGCGCATGGCCATGTCGACGCCCTTGCGAATCATCGGCTCGCCGCTCTTGCCGATGATGCGGGTGAGCGAAGAACTCAGGCCGGACTCGTTGTGGGTGGACACCAGCCGGCCGGTGAGCAGCAGGCCCCAGGTGGCGGCGTTGACGAACAGCGACGGGCTGTTGCCCAGGTGCGGTTGCCAGTTGCCGGTGCTGATCTTGTCGCGGATCAGCGCATCGCGGGTGCCTTTGTCCGGGATGCGCAGCAAGGCCTCGGCCAAGCACATCAGGGCCACGCCTTCCTGGGACGACAGGGAGAACTCCTGCAGCAGGCCTTGGACGATGCCGGCACGGCCGCTGGCGCTTTTCTGATGGCGCAGCTTGTCGGCAAGCCCCGCAGCCATCTTGTTGGTGGCCTCGGCCAGCGGGGCGCTCAGGCGCGCTTGCTCCAGCAGCATCGGCACCACTTCCTGCTCGGGACGGCGGTAGGCGGCGGTGATGGCCGCGCGCAGCACCGATTGCGGCAGGATGCTCTCGGCGAACTCGAGAAAGCATTGGTGCGCGTGGTCGGTCGGCACGTCGCCGGCATCGTCGCCATTGCTGGCGGCCAGGCCGTCGATGTCGTTGGGGTTGGCACCACCCTCGAGCTTCTCCAGGTAGTTGAAGATCGCCTGCTTGATCAACCAGTGCGGGGTGCGGTCGATGGACTGCGCAGCCGCTTTGAGTCGTTCACGGGTCGGGTCGTCGAGTTTGACCCCAAGGGTGGTCGTCGCCATTTCTTATCCTCGTTATTGCCACGGGAGTGGCTAAGCTGGCGGCAAGATTAGCGGGCGGCGTTTGCAGGTGCAACCGGGTGCAACCCGAATTTTTTCTGAAAAAGGTGCAACTCGTCCGCCAGTCTCTGAAGGAACCTCCTGTAGTCCATTTTTGCTGCCTTAACGTCTTAAAACCCTGACTTTTGTCGCAAAAAGTAGCAAAAAAGCGGTTTTATCTGAAAATGCATTTATGGGTGCAACTTGCAAATGAAAAGTGGTTGCACCTGATGAAGGTTGTTGCATAGGATGCGCCGCCTGGGTGCAACCGCCTCGTCATGTGTGGTTGCGAGAGATAACAACAACGCCAGGACATAACCATGGGCAATCCAATCACGATCACCTTCGTGGTCTACA
Proteins encoded in this region:
- the putA gene encoding trifunctional transcriptional regulator/proline dehydrogenase/L-glutamate gamma-semialdehyde dehydrogenase, whose translation is MATTTLGVKLDDPTRERLKAAAQSIDRTPHWLIKQAIFNYLEKLEGGANPNDIDGLAASNGDDAGDVPTDHAHQCFLEFAESILPQSVLRAAITAAYRRPEQEVVPMLLEQARLSAPLAEATNKMAAGLADKLRHQKSASGRAGIVQGLLQEFSLSSQEGVALMCLAEALLRIPDKGTRDALIRDKISTGNWQPHLGNSPSLFVNAATWGLLLTGRLVSTHNESGLSSSLTRIIGKSGEPMIRKGVDMAMRLMGEQFVTGETIAEALANASRFESKGFRYSYDMLGEAALTEHDAQKYLASYEQAIHSIGKASNGRGIYEGPGISIKLSALHPRYSRAQYERVMGELYPRLLSLTLLAKQYDIGLNIDAEEADRLELSLDLLERLCFEPSLAGWNGIGFVIQAYQKRCPYVIDAIIDLAKRSRHRLMIRLVKGAYWDSEIKRAQVEGLEGYPVYTRKVYTDVSYIACARKLLSVPEAIYPQFATHNAHTLSAIYHIAGQNYYPGQYEFQCLHGMGEPLYEQVVGKIADGKLNRPCRVYAPVGTHETLLAYLVRRLLENGANTSFVNRIADHSISIQELVADPVLSIERMATQEGNVGLPHPRIPLPRELYGSERANSAGIDMANEHRLASLSCALLATAHTDWNASPLLACTASEGAVEAVLNPADHRDVVGHVQEASVADVDNAIQCALNAAPIWQATPPAERAAILERTADLMEAEIQPLMGLLIREAGKTFANAIAEVREAVDFLRYYAVQARTDFSNDACRPLGPVVCISPWNFPLAIFTGQVAAALAAGNPVLAKPAEQTPLIAAQAVRLLLEAGIPEGVLQLLPGRGETVGAGLVGDERVKGVMFTGSTEVARLLQRNVAGRLDAQGRPIPLIAETGGQNAMIVDSSALTEQVVIDVVSSAFDSAGQRCSALRVLCLQEDCADRVIEMLKGAMAQNRMGNPERLSVDVGPVIDAEAKAGIEKHIQAMREKGRSVYQVALAEGEECKRGTFVMPTLIELESFDELKREIFGPVLHVVRYNRKHIDQLIEQINASGYGLTLGVHTRIDETIAKVVDKVNAGNMYVNRNIVGAVVGVQPFGGEGLSGTGPKAGGPLYLYRLLSTRPADAIARHFQRTDAHGKADNALHEQLLKPLHALKTWASSHQPELVALCEQFAEQSQSGITRVLPGPTGERNTYSVLPREHVLCLADNEADLLTQFAAVLAVGSSALCSDGEPAKGLRSRLPKELQGKLRLVADWTKDDVAFDAVIHHGHSDQLRAVCQQVAKRAGAIVGVHGLSSGDQQIALERLVIERAVSVNTAAAGGNASLMTIG